The following are from one region of the Myotis daubentonii chromosome 2, mMyoDau2.1, whole genome shotgun sequence genome:
- the LOC132226133 gene encoding olfactory receptor 6C3-like translates to MRNRTVPSEFILLGLSDDPELQIVIFLFLVITYILSVSGNFTIITLTLVDSHLQTPMYFFLRNFSVLEISFTTVCIPRFLGTIITRDKTISYNTCTAQLFFFIFMGITEFYLLTAMSYDRYVAICKPLHYTTIMNKKVCILLVFCAWLAGFLNIFPPVILFLQLDYCGSNVIDHFACDYFPLLQLSCSDTWLLEVIGFYTAIVILLFTLALIILSYTFIIRTILRLPSASQRKKAFSTCSSHMIVISISYGSCIFMYANPSAKEKASVTKGVAILNTSVAPMMNPFIYTLRNQQVKQAFKDAFQKVMFCSGK, encoded by the coding sequence ATGAGAAATCGCACAGTACCCTCAGAATTCATTCTTCTAGGACTGTCAGATGATCCAGAGCTTCAGattgtgatttttctctttttagttaTCACATATATATTAAGTGTCTCTGGAAATTTCACCATCATCACTCTCACCTTGGTGGATTCTCATCTACAGACCCCTATGTATTTCTTCCTCAGGAACTTCTCTGTATTAGAAATATCCTTTACAACTGTCTGTATTCCTAGATTTTTAGGCACAATTATCACCAGAGACAAAACTATTTCATACAATACTTGCACAGCTcaattgtttttcttcattttcatggGTATAACTGAATTTTACCTTTTAACTGCCATGTCCTATGACCGCTATGTAGCCATCTGCAAGCCCCTGCATTATACAACCATCATGAACAAAAAAGTCTGCATATTGCTTGTCTTTTGTGCTTGGCTGGCAGGATTCTTAAATATCTTCCCACCAGTTATTCTTTTTCTCCAGTTAGATTACTGTGGCTCCAATGTCATCGACCACTTTGCTTGTGACTATTTCCCCCTCTTGCAATTATCCTGCTCAGACACCTGGCTCCTGGAAGTGATTGGTTTTTACACTGCAATAGTGATTCTGCTTTTCACTTTGGCGTTAATAATTCTATCCTACACGTTCATCATTAGGACGATTCTAAGACTGCCTTCTGCCAGCCAGAGAAAAAAGGCATTTTCTACATGCTCCTCTCACATGATTGTCATTTCCATCTCTTACGGAAGCTGCATATTCATGTATGCCAACCCTTCAGCAAAAGAAAAGGCATCAGTGACCAAAGGAGTAGCTATTCTGAATACTTCGGTTGCTCCTATGATGAATCCGTTTATATATACCCTGAGGAACCAGCAAGTAAAGCAAGCTTTTAAAGATGCTTTTCAAAAGGTTATGTTTTGCTCTGGTAAGTGA